The nucleotide window CCAAAACGGCGGCGGGGCCTTCATGATCCCCTATTTCATCGCCCTCTTTTTGCTCGGCATCCCGCTTATGTGGTGCGAATGGGCCATGGGACGTATCGGCGGCCGACACCACTGCGGCACCACCCCCGGCATCTTCCATGTCCTCTGGAAACATCCTGTCTCAAAATATCTGGGGGCGCTGGGGATTTTTATCCCGACGGTGGTGGCCATCTATTATGTTTACATCGAATCGTGGACGCTGGCCTACGCCGTTTTTTCGGTGACCGGAAAATACTTCGGCATCATGACCCATGAAGGGATGGGGGAATTTCTGGCCAGTTATCAGGGGCGGTATCCCAGCGCCCACTTTAAAACCATCGTGCCGGCCCTTCTTTTTTATCTGTTTATTCTCTTCGTGAACGTCCAGATACTCTCCCGCGGCATTGTGAAGGGGATCGAATGGCTGGCCAAGTGGGCGATGCCGACCCTTTTTATTTTCGCCATTGCCATGGTGGTGCGCGTGTTCACCCTCGGGACCCCCGATCCGACGCATCCCGAAATGAGCGTTCTGCATGGTTTCGGCTTCATGTGGAATCCCGATTTCTCAAAGCTTACCCAAAGCCAGATCTGGCTCGCCTCGGCGGGGCAGATTTTTTTCACCCTGTCGCTCGGCTTCGGCGCCATCCAGACCTTTGCCAGCTACGTCAAAAAAGATGAAGACATCGCACTAAACGGCCTCACTACCTCGGTCACCAACGAATTTGCCGAAGTGGTCTGCGGCGGCTCCATCGCCATTCCGGTGGCGGTGGCCTTTTTCGGCATTGCCGCCACAACCGCCATCGCCAAAGGGGGGGCGTTCGACCTTGGTTTTCAGGCGATGCCGATTATTTTCCAGAAAATGCCCCTGGGACAGATCTTCGGCGGCATATGGTTTTTTCTCCTTTTTTTGGCGGCCCTCACCAGTTCGGTGGCCATTGTCCAGCCGCTGATGGCTTTTTTGCAGGAAGAGTTCCAGATCGGCCGGAAGAAGGCGGCATGGGCCTGCGGGGCTGTCTTACTTGCCTTCGGCCTGCCGGTGATTTTTTTCCTCAAGTACGGTTTTTTGGATGAATTCGATTTCTGGGCGGGCACCTTTGGCGTGGTGGCCTTTGCCGTGATCGAGATCATCGTCTTTTTCTGGATTTTCGGCGCCAAAAAGGCCTGGGAAGAAATTGTCAGCGGCGCCGATATCAGGATTCCGAGGATTTTCTATTATATCCTCAAGTATGTGACGCCGGTTTATCTGATTGTCCTTCTTGTCGCCTGGTTTGTCCAAAACGGGCTGGATGTCCTTCTGTTCAAGGGGGTTTCGGAGACCAACCTTCCCTATGTGATTACAGCCCGAATTGTGCTGGCCGGCATGTTGATCGCTATTCTTTGGATGGTTAATCGCGTTTTTAAAAGGGAGCACCGGATTTTATGATGTCCATGATGGCGATAAACGATTTGTCTTCCGAGGGCCTGATTTTCATGGCCGGTTCGTGGGCGATTATTCTGGGCCTGTGCGTTTTCTGTTTTTGGAAAGTGCTGAAGAAAAAAGAAAAGCGCTAAATTTTCAGCCGCGTTTTTATCCGTTCCACCGCCTCTTCGATTTTTTCCTTGAAACCAAAGGCGCTCAAGCGAAGATAGCCCTCGCCGGAGGGGCCAAAGCCGGCCCCCGGTGTTCCAACGACATGACATTCCTTCAGCAATTTTTCAAAAAAGGCCCATGAATTCATTTTGCCGGGGGTTTTAAGCCAGATGTAGGGGGCGTTGATCCCTCCAAAGGCCTCAAGCCCCAGCGAGATCAATCCCTCGCGGATCAGCCGCGCACTTTCCATGTAAAAATCGACCAGCTCGCGGACCTCCTGCTTTCCCTCCGGCGTGTAGCAGGCGGAGGCCGCTTTTTGCACCGGGTACGAAACGCCGTTGAACTTTGTCGTCTGGCGCCGGTGCCACAGAGGGTTTACCGCCACCGCTTTTCCCTTTTTATCTCTGGCCTTCAATGCCTCCGGAATCACGGTGTAGGCGCAACGGGTGCCGGTGAAGCCCGCGGTTTTTGAAAAGCTCCTAAACTCGATGGCCACCTCTTTTGCCCCCTCGATTTCGTAAATGGAATGGGGGATTGTCTTGTCCGTGATATATGCTTCGTAGGCGGCGTCGAAGAGGATGACGGCGCGGTTCTTTTTGGCGTAATCGACCCATTTTTTGAGCGAACTCCGGCTCATCGCGTGGCCCGTGGGATTGTTGGGGGAGCAGAGATAGATGAGGTCCGCTTTTTTCTTCGGCGGATCGGGGTCGAAATCATTTTCCGCGGTCGCCGGTATATGGAGGATGGGGGTTCGCCCCGCCATCACGTTCGTATCGACATAAACCGGATAGACCGGGTCGGTGACGGCGACTTTGTTTTTGAGGGAAAAAATTTCCTGGATGTTTCCGGTGTCGCACTTGGAGCCGTCGGAGATAAAAATCTCATTTGGCTTCAGAGACACGCCGCGCGGCTTAAAATCATTCTCGATGACGGCCTCGATCAAAAACGGATACCCCTGCTCCGGCCCGTAGCCGTGAAAGGTGAGCGGCTCGGCCATTTCGTCCACCGCCTCGTGAAAGGCGCGGATGACCGCCTTGGGGAGGGCCAAGACCACGTCGCCGATGCCGAGACGGATCAGGGAAGTTTTTGGATTTTTTTCCTGAAATGCCTTTACCCGGCGGCCGATTTCGGGAAAAAGGTAGCCCGCCTTGAGTTTCAAATAGTTATCATTTATTTGGGGCATAATTTGCCTTGGGTGTACCACGCTTTCCCTCTTGATTTCAATCGACAATGTGTCTTAGTCCATTGTCGTGCCGCACATTGCCTTTATCGCCATTGGCTCCAATCTGGGCAATCCCGCCGAGCAGTGCCATCGCGCCCTGTGCAAGCTCGAGAACACCGAAGGGATCACGCTTGCCTGCTGTTCCTCTTTTTACCCGACCGATCCGCTGGTGCCGGACGGGGTCGACCACTCCACCGTACCGGCATATGTCAATGCTGTTTGCGAGATCAGCACCACATTAACCCCCGAACTTCTTCTTGCACGGCTCTTGGTCATCGAGAAAGAAATGGGGCGGGAGAGGCGCGAAAAATGGGAGTCCCGGATTATCGATCTCGATCTCTTGTTTTATGATGATTTGGTCTTTCACACAAACACCCTTAGGGTGCCCCATCCAGAGATTCAGAACCGGCGGTTTGTTCTGGAGCCGCTCTGCGAAATCGCGCCTCAGTGGATCCATCCCGTACACAAAAGGACGGTTCGGGAAATGGCAGGGGATCTGTCTTCCACCATCCACTATTCACCATCCACTATTCACCAATCATGAATCTCTTACGCGCCCTTTTCATCCTGCTTTTAATCTATTTCGTTTTTCGCTATATCACCCGTCTGTTTGCCCCGGCGCAAAAAAGAGAAAATCGCCTGGACGAGGGGAGGGAGCAACTTTATCCGTGCCCAACCTGCGGGACGTACAACACGTCCGCTGTTGCC belongs to Deltaproteobacteria bacterium and includes:
- a CDS encoding LL-diaminopimelate aminotransferase, with product MPQINDNYLKLKAGYLFPEIGRRVKAFQEKNPKTSLIRLGIGDVVLALPKAVIRAFHEAVDEMAEPLTFHGYGPEQGYPFLIEAVIENDFKPRGVSLKPNEIFISDGSKCDTGNIQEIFSLKNKVAVTDPVYPVYVDTNVMAGRTPILHIPATAENDFDPDPPKKKADLIYLCSPNNPTGHAMSRSSLKKWVDYAKKNRAVILFDAAYEAYITDKTIPHSIYEIEGAKEVAIEFRSFSKTAGFTGTRCAYTVIPEALKARDKKGKAVAVNPLWHRRQTTKFNGVSYPVQKAASACYTPEGKQEVRELVDFYMESARLIREGLISLGLEAFGGINAPYIWLKTPGKMNSWAFFEKLLKECHVVGTPGAGFGPSGEGYLRLSAFGFKEKIEEAVERIKTRLKI
- the folK gene encoding 2-amino-4-hydroxy-6-hydroxymethyldihydropteridine diphosphokinase, whose protein sequence is MPHIAFIAIGSNLGNPAEQCHRALCKLENTEGITLACCSSFYPTDPLVPDGVDHSTVPAYVNAVCEISTTLTPELLLARLLVIEKEMGRERREKWESRIIDLDLLFYDDLVFHTNTLRVPHPEIQNRRFVLEPLCEIAPQWIHPVHKRTVREMAGDLSSTIHYSPSTIHQS
- a CDS encoding sodium-dependent transporter, whose amino-acid sequence is MKAPSKPREVWATRVGLILAVAGNAIGLGNFLRFPVQCAQNGGGAFMIPYFIALFLLGIPLMWCEWAMGRIGGRHHCGTTPGIFHVLWKHPVSKYLGALGIFIPTVVAIYYVYIESWTLAYAVFSVTGKYFGIMTHEGMGEFLASYQGRYPSAHFKTIVPALLFYLFILFVNVQILSRGIVKGIEWLAKWAMPTLFIFAIAMVVRVFTLGTPDPTHPEMSVLHGFGFMWNPDFSKLTQSQIWLASAGQIFFTLSLGFGAIQTFASYVKKDEDIALNGLTTSVTNEFAEVVCGGSIAIPVAVAFFGIAATTAIAKGGAFDLGFQAMPIIFQKMPLGQIFGGIWFFLLFLAALTSSVAIVQPLMAFLQEEFQIGRKKAAWACGAVLLAFGLPVIFFLKYGFLDEFDFWAGTFGVVAFAVIEIIVFFWIFGAKKAWEEIVSGADIRIPRIFYYILKYVTPVYLIVLLVAWFVQNGLDVLLFKGVSETNLPYVITARIVLAGMLIAILWMVNRVFKREHRIL